CCGGTCAGCAGGCCGCTCTCCAGCGGGAAGAACGGCAGCACGCCCAGCCCGAACTTCTCGCAGGCGGGCACGAGCTCGGCCTCCACACCTCGGTGCAGCAGGCTGTAGTGGTTCTGGGCGCTGATGAACGGCGCCCAACCGCGGGTCTTCGACACCCAGGCCGCGTCGGCGACCTCCCAGGCGGCGAAGTTGGAGCAGCCGATGTAGCGCACCTTCCCCGCGGTCACCAGATCGTCGAGCGCCGACAGGGTCTCCTCGATCGGCGTCGACCGGTCCGGCTCGTGCATCTGGTAGAGGTCGATGTAGTCCGTCTCCAGCCGGCGCAGCGAACCCTCGACCGCCCGCATGATGTAGCGGCGGGCGCCGCGCGCACCCCGGTCCGGGCCGTTGATCCCCGACATCGACATGCCGAACTTGGTCGCCACCACCACGTCGTCGCGGCGGCCCTTGAGCGCCGCGCCGAGGAACCGCTCGGACGCCTCGTGGCGGGGGCCGCCATAGGTGTCGGAGGTGTCGAAGAAATTGATCCCGACCTCCAGCGCGGCATCGACGACATCGTGCGCGCCGTGCGCGTCGATATCGCGGCCGAAGGTGTTGCAACCGACTCCGGCAACGGACACGACCAGTCCCGAATTGCCGAGCCGGCGATAGATCATCGCGCTCACGCCGTACTCCAGAAAAGAAGGGGATGTCACACCGTGCGCCCGTTTCCGCACCGCGGGCGACGGTGTCGGCCGATAGCCCACGCCGCAACGCGTGGCACTATCCTTTGCGCGGGCATTGCTAGAGTCTGACACCTTGTGGCGGCCACCTATTTCGGTCGCCCCCCGATGGGAGCGTGGACCGGAAATGACGGCAACCAACAGGTTCCAGCAGCGGTCCGCCGCAGCGGAGCCAGCCGACGTCGCGGCGCCGGAGCGGCTGGACGTGACGGTCGTGCTGCCGTGCTACAACGAGCAGGATCACGTGCTGCTGGAGATCGAGCGGATCTCCGCCGCCATGGACCGCAGCGGCTACAGCTATGAACTGCTGGCCATCGACGACTGCTCGACCGATAACACCCTCTCCGTCCTGCGCGACGCCGAGCTGCGCTTCCCGAATCTGCGTGTGATGCCGTTCCACCGCAACGGCGGCTCGGGCACGGCACGCCGGATCGGCACCCGGGAGGCGCGCGGCGAAATCGTCGTGTGGACCGACGCCGACATGACCTATCCCAATGAGCGCATCCCCGAGTTGGTGCAGCTCCTGGAGAAAGACCAGAACATCGACCAGGTGGTCGGTGCGCGCACCAGCGAGCAGGGCACCCACAAGCTGCTCCGGGTGCCGGCCAAGTGGGTCATCCGCAAGATCGCCGAGCGGCTCGCCGGCCAGAAGATCCCCGACCTCAACTCGGGCCTGCGGGCGTTCCGCCGCGAGGTGTCACTGCCCTACCTGCGGCTGCTCCCGCCCGGGTTCTCCTGTGTGACGACGATCACGATGGCGTTCCTGCACAACCAGCACGACGTGCGTTACGTCTCGATCGACTACGCGAAGCGCGCCGGCTCGTCGAAGTTCCACTTCGTCCGCGACGCCTACCGCTACATCCTCCAGGTCGTCCGCATGGTGATGTACTTCAACCCACTCAAGGTGCTGATGCCCCCGGCGCTGTGGCTGATCGGCATCGGCATCGTGAAGGTCATCTACGACGTCATCGCCCACCCGGTCCGGGTCGCCAACAACACCGTCATGCTCCTGATGGCCGGGCTGATAATCGCGGCCGTGGCGCTGCTGGCCGACCTCATCGTGCGGTCCCGCGCGGAATAGCGCCATGACCGTCACCGACGTCGCGCCGGCGCAGGCCGCAGAACAGCCACCCCGTCCCACGCCTTCCAAGGAAGACCGCTGGGGCTGGACAGGCGTCGGCGCGATCACCCTCGTGCTGGCCGTCTCCTTCATCCCGCGGCTCAACCTGCCGTTCGGCGACAACCACATGGGCCGGATCATCAGCCGCTATGCGCTGCATCTGGCCAACCTGCACGAAAAGGGCATCGTCGGCTCCGACTTCAGCGCCGACTGGGAGCCCTACAGCAACGCCGCCTACGCGCACCACCCGCCGCTGCTCAACATCCTGACCGCGCTGTTCGGCTCGTTCCCCGGCGACCAGCCCGTAGAGGTGTGGATCGCGCCCTACCTGCTCGCCCTGCTGGTCGTCCCGGCCGGCGCGGCCCTGCTGCGCGGTTTCGGCCTGCGCTGGACGGCCACCCTGCTCGCGGTCGGCCTGATGGCGTCGACGACGTTCTTCTGGGTCTACAGCCCGATCATGTTCGACCTGGGCCCGATCCTGCTGATCTCCGCGGTCGTCGTGGTGCTGCGCCGCAAGGACTACCAGCCGCCCCGCTGGCTGCTGGTGATCGCCTGCA
This genomic interval from Asanoa ferruginea contains the following:
- a CDS encoding glycosyltransferase family 2 protein, which encodes MTATNRFQQRSAAAEPADVAAPERLDVTVVLPCYNEQDHVLLEIERISAAMDRSGYSYELLAIDDCSTDNTLSVLRDAELRFPNLRVMPFHRNGGSGTARRIGTREARGEIVVWTDADMTYPNERIPELVQLLEKDQNIDQVVGARTSEQGTHKLLRVPAKWVIRKIAERLAGQKIPDLNSGLRAFRREVSLPYLRLLPPGFSCVTTITMAFLHNQHDVRYVSIDYAKRAGSSKFHFVRDAYRYILQVVRMVMYFNPLKVLMPPALWLIGIGIVKVIYDVIAHPVRVANNTVMLLMAGLIIAAVALLADLIVRSRAE
- a CDS encoding aldo/keto reductase, with the protein product MIYRRLGNSGLVVSVAGVGCNTFGRDIDAHGAHDVVDAALEVGINFFDTSDTYGGPRHEASERFLGAALKGRRDDVVVATKFGMSMSGINGPDRGARGARRYIMRAVEGSLRRLETDYIDLYQMHEPDRSTPIEETLSALDDLVTAGKVRYIGCSNFAAWEVADAAWVSKTRGWAPFISAQNHYSLLHRGVEAELVPACEKFGLGVLPFFPLESGLLTGKYRRGQAAPAGTRLTKERFARRLAEAPWDRIEAYQEYADERGLSMLTVAIGGLAAAPAVVSVIAGATTPDQIRANAAAAAWQPSAEDLAALRALG